The nucleotide window GGGTGGATGCCGATCTTGGCGGGCATTTCCCCCTCGTCCCGGCCGATGGCCGCAAAGCCCGCTTCCACGCCGTCCATGATCTCGGTCATGGTGATTCCGAGCTGGTCGATTTCCTTGGCCGATATCCAAAGCACTTCTGCTGCCATCGCGCTTTCCTCGTTGGTTTTTTTAGTAAAGAAGAGTCTTTTTCTAGGACGATTCAGACCCACCGTCAACGGTCCTCGAAGTCCTTGCTTAGATGGGTATCGTGAGGGTATTGTCCACCCATGCCAGAAAGCGAGAAGCATGTCATCGGCCCCGGAGGGGAAGGGTATCGCCTGGACAAGGCCCTGCACGCACTATTGCCCGACACAGGACTCAGGTTGCGGCGCAGGCTGTGCGAAGACGGGCGTGTGCTCGTGGACGGCAAACCGCAGAAGCCCGGCTACAAGGTGAGTCCCGGCCAGGAGATCGATATCGTCGGAGGGCTGGCCGTCCTGTCGCCCGAGTCCCTGGGGCTGAAGCTGGTCGCTCGCGGGGAAACGTTCGCCACCGTGTTCAAGCCGGGCGGGGTGCATTCGGCGGCCATAGCGGGGCGGGATGAGCCCAGCGTCGAAGCGGTCCTGCCGGAGATGATCCCGGACGTCGAGCCCTTGCTTTTGAACAGGCTGGACAACCTGACATCAGGCCTGCTGCTGGTGGGTTTGGGCCGGGAGGCCTGCGAACTCTACCGCAAGTACGAGCGGCAGGGCAGGATCATGAAATTCTATCTGGCCAAGGTGGCCGGACGGCTGGACGGCACGGTGATCGTGCGCAACCGGTTGGATACCGACGACCGAAAGACGACCAGGGTACTCGATGAGGACGACAAGGATGACTGCCGTTGGACGTTCGTGACCTCCCTGGCCCACGATCATGCTCAGGACACCACCCTGGCCCGGTGCCTCATCTTGAAGGGGGCGCGCCATCAGATCCGTGCCCACCTTGCCTCCATCGACCATCCCATCATCGGCGATCCGCTTTACGGCGACGGGGAAGGCGACATGCTGTTCCTGCATCATTACCGCATCGAGCTTCCCGGATTTTCCGCCGAGATTACGCCCCTGTTCTGAAGGCGCTTTCATCCGGCCATAAAAAAAGACCCGGTTCCTTTCGGAGCCGGGCCTTTTGCTGCGTGCACGGTTATTTCTTCTTGTCAAAGGCTTCCTGGAGCGCGGCTCCGAGCATTCCCATGCCTCCGGTGGAGGCGGCGGCCTGCTGCTTCTTGGGAGCGAACTGCTTCCAGTCGTCGGCCCCCTGCACGTCGCCGGTGGTCAGGGATATCTTGCGTTCCCCGGCCTTGACCTCTCCGATGAAGATTTCCACCGTGTCGCCTGCGTGGAGTTTCTCGAAGGGAGCCGGGTTTTCACTCCGGGCGATGACGGACTTGGGCAGCAGCCCGGTGATGCCGGGTTCCAGCTGGATGAAGATGCCGAACTGCTCCTGCTTCTCCACGGTGCCAGTGACCTTCTGGCCGGTCTGGTACTTGTCGGCCACGTCCATCCACGGGTCGCCTTCTGCGTCCTTCATGGACAGGCCGATGCGCCGTTTTTCCGGATCGATGGATTTGATCTTGACCGCCACCTGCTGACCCTCGGATACGAAATCGGCGGGCTTGTTGACGCGCTGGGTGTAGCTCATCTCCGAGACGTGAACCAGGCCGTCGATGCCGGGCGCGATCTCGACGAACGCGCCGAAATCGGCCAGCCTGACAACCTTGCCGGTGACCCTGTCGCCTTCGGCAAAGGTGGAGGAGATGGTGTCCCAGGGATCCTGGGCCAGCTCCTTCATGGACAGGGAAATCTTGAGCCGTCCCTTGTCGTCGCGATCCATTTTGGTGATCTTGGCCTTGACCTTCTGGCCGACGGTCACGGCTTCCTCGGGGTGCCCGATGCGGCCATGGGAAATCTGGGAGATGTGCACCAGCCCGTCCAGGCCCGGCATGATCTCGACGAACGCGCCGAAACCGGCCAGCCGGGTGACGGTGCCTTCGACCTCGTCGCCAACCTTGGTCTCCTCGACAAAGGAGGCGGCGGATTCGGCTGCTTCGCGCTCGATGAGCGCCCGCCGGGAAATGACGATGTTGCGGCCCCGCTGTTCCAGCTTGGTGACCAGGAATTCCAGGGTCTTGCCCACGTATTCCTCGGGATCTTCCACAAAACGTGCGTCGATCTGGCTGACCGGGCAGAAGGCGCGGCGCTGGAGGATGGACACGTTGAAGCCGCCCTTGCAGGTGGATTCGACCTTGCCCTCCACGGGCAGTCCGCCGGCCTTGGCCTCTTCGAGCATGGCCAGGCCGCCGATGCCGGAGATGGCCTTGGACAGCTTGATGCCGCCCGAGTCCCTGCCGACCACGTAGAGTTCAACGGTGTCGCCGTCTTTCACGGAGCAGTTGCCGTCCTCGTCGAGCAGTTCTTCCTTTTCGACCACGCCGTCCAGCTTGGTGCCGGTGTCCACGAAGACCGTGGTTTCGCCCACCTGGATGACCTTGCCGGAGACCTTGTCGCCGACGTTGAGGTCATCCCCGCCGCCGTCGCTGTACTGTTCGAACAGTTCGGCAAAGGATTCCTCGCCGCTTTCCACGCCATTGCGTTCCTTGAATTCTTCGGACACGATACTTACCGTTTATTAAAGGGTTTATGTGAGCAGGGCCTTGGCGAAGTCCTGGCCGTTGAACGGTCTCAGGTCTTCCATTTTCTCGCCGAGTCCCACAAAGGTGATCGGAAGTTTGTTCTGCAGCGTCACGGCCACCACGACGCCGCCTTTGGCAGTGCCGTCCAGCTTGGTCAGGATGATCTCGTCCACGCCCACGGCCTTGTTGAACAGGGCGGTCTGGGACAGTGCGTTCTGG belongs to Pseudodesulfovibrio portus and includes:
- a CDS encoding 30S ribosomal protein S1, producing MSEEFKERNGVESGEESFAELFEQYSDGGGDDLNVGDKVSGKVIQVGETTVFVDTGTKLDGVVEKEELLDEDGNCSVKDGDTVELYVVGRDSGGIKLSKAISGIGGLAMLEEAKAGGLPVEGKVESTCKGGFNVSILQRRAFCPVSQIDARFVEDPEEYVGKTLEFLVTKLEQRGRNIVISRRALIEREAAESAASFVEETKVGDEVEGTVTRLAGFGAFVEIMPGLDGLVHISQISHGRIGHPEEAVTVGQKVKAKITKMDRDDKGRLKISLSMKELAQDPWDTISSTFAEGDRVTGKVVRLADFGAFVEIAPGIDGLVHVSEMSYTQRVNKPADFVSEGQQVAVKIKSIDPEKRRIGLSMKDAEGDPWMDVADKYQTGQKVTGTVEKQEQFGIFIQLEPGITGLLPKSVIARSENPAPFEKLHAGDTVEIFIGEVKAGERKISLTTGDVQGADDWKQFAPKKQQAAASTGGMGMLGAALQEAFDKKK
- a CDS encoding pseudouridine synthase; its protein translation is MPESEKHVIGPGGEGYRLDKALHALLPDTGLRLRRRLCEDGRVLVDGKPQKPGYKVSPGQEIDIVGGLAVLSPESLGLKLVARGETFATVFKPGGVHSAAIAGRDEPSVEAVLPEMIPDVEPLLLNRLDNLTSGLLLVGLGREACELYRKYERQGRIMKFYLAKVAGRLDGTVIVRNRLDTDDRKTTRVLDEDDKDDCRWTFVTSLAHDHAQDTTLARCLILKGARHQIRAHLASIDHPIIGDPLYGDGEGDMLFLHHYRIELPGFSAEITPLF